The DNA window GGGTTCACTACTATAACGCTCCAGCTCATCAATCGCATTGCCAAGCAGGTTCATAAATACCTGGTTCATTTGCCCTGGGTAACATTCCACCAAAGGTAAATCAGCATACTCTTTAATCACTTCAATTTCTGTATGGTTGCCATGTGCTTTCAGCCGGTTTTGCAAAATTAGTAGCGTGTTGTCAATCCCTTCGTGAAGGTTCACCTGCTGCATAACCTGTTCATCATTGCGAGAAAAATTCCGCAACGACAGCACAATCTGATGAATGCGCTTTGCCCCTATTTCCATTGAAGACATTACTTTAGGCAGGTCTTCTCTGAGGAAATCTATGTCAATTTCTGCGATTTTTTCTTGCATCAAGCAGCTAGGATTGGGGCACTCTTGCTCATAAAGTGTTACTAAATCAAGCAAATTCTGCACGTAGTCAACTGCATAGTTTAGGTTCCCGTAGATAAAGCTGACAGGGTTATTGATTTCGTGGGCCACCCCTGCTACTAAACATCCCAAATTGGACATTTTTTCTTTTTCAACAAGTTGGGATTGGACTTGTTGCAGGTTGTGCAAGGCTTGCTCTAAATGCTGTGATTGAGCAACAGCTTGGACAGTGGTAGCACAACTTTGCTCGTAGAGTTCCGCTTGATAAACGTCAAGGGCAAGTTGTTCAATATCACTTTCTTGTTGGTACTGGCTCACCACTGCGTCTAGAGCTTCAAGCAGGTTGGTGGAAGACTCTGCAAGAATGTAGCGCAGATGGGGATTGTCTGAGGTCAGTTCTCCAGGGGCTGCTTGAGCGATCGCTCTCGCTTGGGCGATATATTGGCGTATGTGCTGGTCTAAATTTAGCGGTGGCTCAAAATACATTGACCAAACAACGGGTGATGGTTGACCCGGTAGTTTCATCTCCGCATTACCCTCAATCAAACCACTGTGAGACCTTTCCATCAAATCCAGGTCAGTCAGCAAAGTAGAGCGCAATTGCTCTTGCTCAGTAATATCTTTTGTACAGACCAGTCTTAAGGCGAACAGTGCCGTGCGTTGAGATAACATCCGCTGACGACCACTGACATTGACCACCGCCGCGTT is part of the Coleofasciculus sp. FACHB-1120 genome and encodes:
- a CDS encoding ATP-binding protein gives rise to the protein MTKKTTNGIVPQSLWFFEVLPVLVLANYLHLNEINTVREINAAVVNVSGRQRMLSQRTALFALRLVCTKDITEQEQLRSTLLTDLDLMERSHSGLIEGNAEMKLPGQPSPVVWSMYFEPPLNLDQHIRQYIAQARAIAQAAPGELTSDNPHLRYILAESSTNLLEALDAVVSQYQQESDIEQLALDVYQAELYEQSCATTVQAVAQSQHLEQALHNLQQVQSQLVEKEKMSNLGCLVAGVAHEINNPVSFIYGNLNYAVDYVQNLLDLVTLYEQECPNPSCLMQEKIAEIDIDFLREDLPKVMSSMEIGAKRIHQIVLSLRNFSRNDEQVMQQVNLHEGIDNTLLILQNRLKAHGNHTEIEVIKEYADLPLVECYPGQMNQVFMNLLGNAIDELERYSSEPPNEASISGVRSSDELLHKPCQISIRTELTPSNTIVVRIADNGQGMNEDVKARLFEPFFTTKPVGKGTGLGLSISYQIVVEKHKGSLNCVSVPGQGTEFCIEIPMWHTQEESTPNRRNQLLAS